Proteins encoded within one genomic window of uncultured Draconibacterium sp.:
- a CDS encoding CBS domain-containing protein has translation MAEKLISDVIPSVSSSETGRKALSHMDVYRVSHIPVVDESKYLGLVSDKLIYDLNLVETQLSTALDKLNTTHAHSDQHIFELAIVMYKLKISVLPVLDEDHYYLGAITLYDLARRFASLFSLQEVGGVLVIEMNVSDYSVSQISQIVESNDVKILSFFIDRKPGANVLDVILKLDSEELSGVVQALMRYDYNVKAIYQDRSMLNDLYQDRFDQFMKFMNI, from the coding sequence TTGGCAGAAAAACTAATATCAGATGTAATTCCATCGGTAAGCAGTTCCGAAACGGGCCGTAAAGCGCTGAGTCATATGGATGTTTATCGTGTTTCGCATATCCCGGTGGTTGACGAATCCAAATATCTGGGGCTTGTTTCTGATAAATTGATATACGATCTGAACCTGGTCGAAACCCAGCTTTCAACAGCATTAGATAAGCTGAACACCACTCATGCTCATAGCGATCAGCATATTTTCGAGCTGGCAATTGTAATGTACAAGCTAAAAATTAGTGTGCTGCCGGTGCTCGATGAAGACCATTATTACCTCGGTGCAATTACCTTGTATGATTTGGCACGTCGGTTTGCAAGTTTGTTTTCCTTACAGGAAGTTGGCGGTGTACTGGTCATCGAGATGAATGTGAGCGATTATTCCGTTTCGCAGATCAGCCAGATTGTGGAAAGTAACGATGTGAAAATACTCAGCTTTTTTATTGATCGTAAACCCGGAGCGAATGTTTTGGATGTGATTCTGAAACTTGATTCAGAAGAACTGTCAGGAGTAGTTCAGGCATTGATGCGTTATGATTATAATGTAAAAGCCATTTATCAGGATCGGTCGATGTTGAATGATCTGTATCAGGATCGTTTCGACCAGTTTATGAAATTTATGAATATTTAA
- a CDS encoding TlpA disulfide reductase family protein, whose translation MKKTALYIILGLLCSCAPKTDSVLKTGNWLFAFQIDDQNPDQKIPFNVQVINEKHLAVTNADEQIDVQEVTYKRDSVFIKMPVFGSEFKGKISGEKITGEYFNYNKSKVLPIPFEAEYGIENRFEITNKNAADFSGKWKVNFGEEENGSPAIGIFEQDGNHITGTFQTETGDYRYLEGVVNGNTMQLSCFDGAHVFKFTAELNDSTLNGLFYSGNTYKEKWSAVKADGAELADMKTLTYLNPGYDKLSFAFPNEKGDTISLADEKYTGKAVIVQIFGTWCPNCMDETRFLVEMNEKYNAAGLEIIGLDFEVKPDFDYFQQRIKRYRNDLNVSWELVLAGTSNKKKAAEALPMLNKIISYPTAIYIGRKGEIQEIHTGFSGPGTGDAYEDYKTETEALIETLLNESI comes from the coding sequence ATGAAAAAAACTGCGCTGTATATTATACTGGGATTGCTGTGTTCCTGCGCTCCCAAAACCGATTCTGTGTTAAAAACAGGAAACTGGCTGTTCGCTTTCCAAATCGATGATCAAAATCCGGATCAAAAGATTCCCTTCAATGTTCAAGTTATTAATGAAAAGCACCTCGCAGTTACAAATGCTGACGAACAAATTGATGTTCAGGAAGTAACTTACAAGAGAGATTCCGTGTTTATTAAAATGCCTGTTTTTGGCTCTGAGTTTAAAGGTAAAATAAGTGGAGAGAAAATTACTGGCGAATACTTCAACTACAACAAAAGTAAGGTACTCCCCATTCCGTTTGAAGCCGAATATGGTATTGAAAATCGTTTTGAAATTACGAATAAAAATGCCGCTGATTTCTCTGGTAAATGGAAAGTAAACTTTGGTGAAGAAGAAAACGGCAGTCCGGCAATAGGGATTTTTGAACAAGACGGCAATCATATTACCGGAACATTCCAAACAGAAACAGGCGACTATCGCTACCTGGAAGGTGTGGTAAATGGCAACACCATGCAATTGTCGTGTTTTGATGGTGCGCATGTTTTTAAATTCACTGCTGAACTCAACGATTCCACATTAAACGGACTGTTCTATTCAGGAAATACTTATAAAGAAAAATGGAGCGCAGTAAAAGCAGATGGAGCTGAATTGGCCGATATGAAAACGCTTACCTATCTGAATCCGGGTTACGACAAATTGAGTTTTGCTTTCCCGAATGAAAAGGGTGACACCATTTCATTAGCCGATGAAAAATATACAGGAAAAGCTGTAATCGTTCAGATTTTTGGAACCTGGTGTCCGAATTGTATGGACGAAACACGCTTTCTGGTTGAGATGAACGAAAAATATAATGCTGCCGGACTGGAAATTATCGGGCTTGATTTTGAAGTAAAACCTGATTTCGACTATTTTCAACAACGTATCAAGCGTTATCGAAATGATCTGAATGTTTCGTGGGAACTCGTCTTAGCAGGAACATCTAACAAGAAGAAAGCCGCTGAAGCTCTGCCAATGCTGAATAAAATTATTTCCTATCCTACAGCCATTTATATCGGCCGAAAAGGCGAAATACAGGAAATACACACCGGATTTTCAGGCCCCGGAACAGGCGATGCATACGAGGATTATAAAACAGAAACCGAAGCATTAATTGAAACATTACTGAACGAATCAATTTAA
- a CDS encoding NAD kinase, with product MKVAVFGTLVSDDFVPVLQEFFGFLRQKNIEVQLYKPFYSHLVEELNSSTYYTSFFHSYSDFDPDNDFIFSVGGDGTFLQSVLNIRNFDIPVIGLNGGRLGFLADISEDQVHYALESIFRKNYKIVERSMLEIEFSNQEDLDFNYALNEMTVLKTDNSSMLNVTARVNGEFLNNYWADGLIIATPTGSTAYSLSVGGPILTPNSANFVITPLAPHNLTIRPIVVPDTCEIELTVEGRGTNYLTSLDSRSFAVEFSTKIKVKKAGFKLKTLQLPEQPFFNTLRSKLMWGMDRRNYNS from the coding sequence GTGAAAGTTGCAGTATTTGGCACGCTGGTTTCCGATGATTTTGTTCCTGTGTTGCAGGAGTTTTTTGGCTTTTTGCGCCAAAAAAATATCGAAGTTCAATTATATAAACCTTTTTATTCGCACCTGGTTGAGGAGTTGAACAGCTCAACATATTACACCTCGTTTTTTCATTCGTATTCCGATTTTGATCCCGACAATGATTTTATTTTTAGTGTTGGGGGCGACGGAACTTTTCTGCAGTCGGTTTTGAATATTCGTAATTTCGATATCCCGGTAATTGGACTAAATGGTGGTCGTTTAGGATTTCTGGCAGATATCTCGGAAGACCAGGTACATTACGCGCTCGAAAGTATTTTTAGAAAGAACTATAAAATTGTAGAACGCTCGATGCTGGAGATAGAATTCTCGAACCAGGAAGACCTCGACTTTAATTATGCATTGAATGAGATGACGGTGCTGAAAACCGATAACTCATCGATGTTAAATGTAACGGCACGGGTTAACGGCGAGTTCCTAAATAACTATTGGGCTGATGGTTTGATAATTGCCACTCCAACAGGATCAACAGCCTACTCGTTGAGTGTTGGTGGCCCTATTCTAACACCAAATTCGGCTAACTTTGTAATTACACCGCTGGCCCCGCACAATTTGACTATACGCCCGATTGTAGTGCCCGACACCTGTGAAATAGAACTAACTGTTGAAGGGCGGGGAACCAATTACCTGACTTCGCTTGATTCGCGTTCGTTTGCTGTTGAGTTTTCTACAAAAATAAAAGTGAAAAAAGCCGGGTTTAAACTCAAAACTTTACAACTTCCGGAGCAGCCGTTTTTTAATACCTTACGTAGTAAGCTAATGTGGGGAATGGACCGCAGAAACTACAATTCATAG
- a CDS encoding Gfo/Idh/MocA family oxidoreductase — MQKIHVGFIGAGGIARAHVYAILALKFYYNEVPEIVLESVASARKESREAFAQQLGFGKAESVEDFAKNEKIEAVYILGPNKVHFEHFQMALQMPGVKYIYLEKPVCSSLEEEEQMKELLETAGQDVRIQVGFQYLQTSSVREGLKFWRSGKIGKPIHFDLKYYHGDYLQESYRKKRVTRLTPAPDGGAMADLGSHGISLLMAFMGEELQITSGLQAGDFDGVPAGSDLFSSLSLYEPKTGAVGNMSASRISSGSGDLVSLEIYAENGAFRYSSQNPEYFEYYTEGSDQWVKQMVGSNYKPVTSFPSGHVPSGWLRSMVHAHYQFLTGDDSEAVIADLEHGLAVQRIVRETADHLQQFRENFKNDK, encoded by the coding sequence ATGCAAAAAATACACGTAGGTTTTATTGGCGCAGGTGGAATTGCCCGTGCACATGTTTATGCGATTCTGGCTCTGAAGTTTTATTATAACGAAGTTCCCGAAATTGTTTTGGAGTCGGTAGCATCGGCAAGAAAGGAGAGTCGTGAAGCTTTTGCGCAGCAATTGGGATTCGGTAAGGCTGAATCAGTGGAGGACTTTGCTAAGAATGAAAAAATTGAAGCAGTATATATTTTGGGGCCGAACAAAGTGCATTTCGAGCATTTTCAAATGGCGCTGCAAATGCCTGGCGTAAAATATATTTACCTCGAAAAACCGGTTTGTTCTTCGCTGGAAGAGGAAGAACAAATGAAAGAGCTGCTGGAAACTGCAGGTCAGGATGTTCGTATTCAGGTGGGATTTCAATATTTGCAAACTTCGTCGGTTCGCGAGGGATTGAAATTCTGGCGGTCAGGGAAGATTGGAAAGCCAATTCATTTCGATCTGAAATATTACCACGGTGATTATCTGCAGGAAAGTTACCGCAAAAAACGTGTTACTCGTTTAACTCCTGCTCCCGATGGCGGTGCGATGGCCGATCTTGGATCGCACGGAATTAGTTTGCTGATGGCTTTTATGGGTGAGGAATTGCAAATAACCAGCGGCTTGCAGGCCGGCGATTTTGATGGTGTACCTGCCGGATCAGATTTGTTTAGTTCGCTTTCGTTATACGAACCAAAAACCGGCGCCGTTGGAAATATGTCGGCAAGTAGGATTAGCTCCGGTTCAGGCGATTTGGTATCGCTGGAGATTTATGCAGAAAACGGTGCATTCCGTTATTCATCGCAGAATCCGGAGTACTTTGAATATTATACGGAAGGTTCGGATCAGTGGGTAAAACAGATGGTTGGCAGCAACTATAAACCGGTTACCAGTTTCCCTTCAGGTCATGTTCCGTCGGGTTGGTTGCGCTCTATGGTGCATGCGCATTACCAATTTCTCACCGGCGATGATTCGGAGGCCGTAATTGCTGATTTAGAACACGGTTTGGCCGTACAACGCATTGTTCGCGAAACAGCCGATCATTTACAACAATTCAGAGAAAACTTTAAGAATGACAAATAG
- the malQ gene encoding 4-alpha-glucanotransferase, which translates to MTNRKSGILLHITSLPGQEGVGTLGKEAYAFVDLLEESSQKLWQILPLGPVGAGNSPYQCYSAFAGNPVLVDLELLLHEDLLNDEDFEKIPSFKKSKVEFGKVSAWKSTMLKKAFQQFKENKFDHFRDEYYHFLNEHGWWLNDYALFISARDYFGGLHWSEWDLGIKFRDPEAVNDLSERLEQQIAYEKFVQFMFFRQWHRLKHYANEKGIQIVGDVPLYVSGDSSDVWTNTDIFLLDDELQPTEVGGVPPDYFSETGQLWGNPVFNWQRLKEREYDWWMARLHFNLNMFNQVRIDHFRGLESFWSVPAGEETAINGKWIPAHGYEMLSLIKSQIGVLPFIAEDLGIITTEVDHLRERFNLPGMKVLQFAFATNATNKDLPHNYERNYVVYSGTHDNNTTLGWLNAVKAEEKRLVEKYISEENSARQIMQMALASVADTAIFPMQDVLELDEKSRMNTPGTATGNWEWRFQWKQLKAGQKKFLRETTEKYNR; encoded by the coding sequence ATGACAAATAGAAAAAGTGGAATTCTTCTGCATATAACTTCGCTGCCGGGGCAGGAAGGTGTTGGGACATTGGGGAAAGAAGCGTATGCCTTTGTTGATTTACTGGAGGAGAGCAGTCAGAAACTCTGGCAGATTCTACCTCTTGGACCGGTTGGAGCCGGGAATTCGCCTTACCAATGCTACTCGGCATTTGCAGGAAATCCGGTGTTGGTGGATCTGGAGTTGCTTTTACACGAAGATCTGCTGAATGATGAGGACTTTGAAAAGATACCGTCGTTTAAGAAATCAAAAGTAGAGTTTGGCAAAGTTTCAGCATGGAAAAGCACGATGTTGAAAAAGGCATTTCAGCAATTTAAGGAAAATAAATTTGATCATTTTCGCGATGAATATTACCACTTTTTAAATGAACATGGCTGGTGGTTAAACGATTATGCTTTGTTTATTTCAGCCCGCGATTATTTTGGTGGTTTGCACTGGAGTGAGTGGGATCTTGGAATAAAATTCAGAGATCCGGAAGCTGTAAACGATCTTTCTGAAAGACTGGAACAGCAAATTGCTTATGAAAAATTTGTTCAGTTTATGTTTTTCAGGCAGTGGCACCGGTTAAAACATTATGCTAACGAAAAAGGCATTCAGATTGTTGGTGATGTGCCGCTGTACGTTTCGGGCGACAGTTCGGATGTTTGGACAAATACCGATATTTTTTTGTTGGATGATGAACTGCAACCGACAGAAGTTGGTGGTGTGCCTCCTGATTATTTCTCGGAAACAGGCCAGCTGTGGGGAAATCCGGTGTTCAATTGGCAGCGACTAAAAGAACGCGAATACGACTGGTGGATGGCACGTTTGCATTTTAACCTGAACATGTTTAACCAGGTGCGTATCGATCATTTCCGTGGACTGGAATCGTTTTGGTCGGTTCCGGCAGGTGAGGAAACTGCCATTAACGGAAAGTGGATTCCTGCGCATGGTTATGAGATGCTGAGTTTAATAAAAAGCCAGATTGGTGTTTTGCCCTTTATCGCTGAGGACTTGGGAATCATAACCACCGAAGTAGATCATTTACGCGAACGCTTTAACCTGCCGGGAATGAAAGTTCTACAATTTGCTTTTGCTACGAATGCAACCAACAAAGATTTGCCCCACAATTATGAACGAAACTATGTTGTTTATTCCGGCACGCACGATAATAACACAACTTTAGGTTGGCTGAATGCTGTTAAAGCAGAGGAAAAGAGACTGGTGGAAAAGTATATTTCAGAAGAGAATTCGGCAAGACAGATTATGCAAATGGCTTTGGCATCTGTGGCCGATACTGCCATTTTTCCCATGCAGGATGTGTTGGAGTTAGACGAAAAATCGCGGATGAACACACCGGGAACAGCAACCGGAAACTGGGAGTGGCGTTTTCAGTGGAAACAGTTGAAAGCGGGGCAGAAGAAGTTTTTGAGAGAAACTACGGAGAAGTATAATCGGTAG
- a CDS encoding M14 family metallopeptidase has translation MKYYLIFAASVLFFLASCQPKDTKWKGQAPIKKVSTLTRPIQYQLKKTFDVGNGIFLSNEFDGARLNGVALTGENEVTVLVTPENTPINESPWYAFKIWSETEREIQLRITYNEGVGHRYYPKISTDRKSWAPVDSTVYLTDTASVTSGESPKFCEFSLQVNSDTTWVAAQELIVSKDIYEWAGGLAERSFVSFDELGKSKEGRSINYLQIGNPKSKKMLMVLSRQHPPEVTGWMAMKAFTEELCASGELQEKFRNEYCIYVVPCVNPDGVNNGHWRHGAGGIDLNRDWEDFNQPETQAIRKFMQNKVAEQRKFYFMIDFHSTYEDIYYTIAPELKGNMPGIVPKIIQAMAKDIPGYDPNIRPNAEDVERVNSTVSIFHEYGAEAVTYEVGDGTPRELIKKKGELTAINLMEIMLEN, from the coding sequence ATGAAATACTATCTGATTTTTGCCGCCTCAGTTCTTTTCTTTCTGGCATCGTGCCAACCAAAAGACACAAAATGGAAAGGCCAGGCGCCCATAAAAAAAGTGAGTACGCTCACCCGCCCCATTCAATACCAACTTAAAAAGACATTTGATGTAGGTAACGGTATTTTTTTGTCAAACGAATTCGATGGCGCCCGATTAAACGGAGTAGCACTTACCGGCGAAAATGAAGTTACCGTTTTGGTAACACCTGAAAATACGCCAATAAATGAAAGCCCGTGGTATGCATTTAAAATCTGGTCGGAGACAGAAAGAGAGATTCAGCTAAGAATCACCTACAACGAAGGCGTTGGGCACCGGTATTATCCAAAGATCAGTACGGATAGAAAAAGCTGGGCACCGGTTGATTCAACAGTTTACTTAACCGACACAGCATCGGTTACAAGCGGTGAATCTCCTAAATTTTGCGAATTCAGCTTACAAGTGAACAGCGATACAACCTGGGTCGCAGCACAAGAACTAATTGTTTCAAAAGATATTTATGAGTGGGCCGGAGGACTTGCTGAGAGATCATTTGTAAGTTTTGATGAATTAGGGAAAAGCAAAGAAGGCCGGTCTATAAACTATTTGCAAATTGGCAATCCGAAAAGTAAAAAAATGCTGATGGTGCTTTCACGTCAACATCCGCCTGAGGTTACAGGATGGATGGCTATGAAAGCTTTTACCGAGGAGCTATGTGCATCCGGTGAGTTGCAGGAAAAATTCAGAAATGAATATTGTATTTATGTAGTACCGTGCGTGAATCCCGACGGTGTGAACAATGGACACTGGCGACATGGCGCCGGCGGAATCGATCTGAACCGCGACTGGGAAGATTTCAACCAGCCGGAAACACAAGCCATCCGTAAATTCATGCAAAACAAAGTAGCTGAGCAACGGAAATTCTATTTTATGATCGATTTTCATTCTACATACGAAGATATCTACTACACCATCGCTCCGGAGCTAAAAGGAAATATGCCGGGAATAGTTCCAAAAATTATACAAGCAATGGCGAAAGATATTCCGGGTTACGATCCAAATATCCGCCCCAATGCTGAAGATGTTGAGCGTGTTAATTCTACGGTTTCCATTTTTCATGAATATGGTGCAGAAGCTGTAACCTACGAAGTTGGCGATGGCACGCCACGCGAGCTGATAAAGAAAAAAGGCGAATTAACAGCTATCAACCTTATGGAAATCATGCTTGAAAATTAA
- a CDS encoding pyridoxine 5'-phosphate synthase, which translates to MTRLSVNINKIATLRNSRGGKVPSVKDATINCQKFGAQGITIHPRPDERHITRKDVYEIKPLITTEFNIEGYPNEDFLKMVIEVQADQVTLVPDTDAQLTSDHGWDTWKHLGFLKDVIARLQEAGIRTSIFVDPDEKAVEGAAEIKTDRIELYTEPYATFYPIDHAKAIEPFVVAAKMAANLGIDVNAGHDLSLENLNYMYHKIPNLKEVSIGHALIADALYLGLETTIQKYLDCLK; encoded by the coding sequence ATGACCAGACTTAGTGTAAATATAAATAAAATTGCAACACTGCGAAACTCTCGCGGCGGCAAAGTGCCCAGCGTTAAGGATGCCACTATTAATTGTCAAAAATTTGGTGCTCAAGGAATTACCATTCATCCACGCCCCGACGAACGACATATTACACGTAAAGATGTTTACGAGATTAAACCATTGATAACCACCGAATTCAACATTGAAGGTTACCCCAACGAAGATTTCTTAAAAATGGTTATTGAAGTGCAAGCCGACCAGGTTACTTTGGTTCCGGATACCGACGCTCAATTAACCAGCGATCATGGCTGGGATACATGGAAACATCTTGGTTTTCTTAAAGATGTGATTGCTCGTTTACAGGAAGCAGGTATTCGCACTTCTATTTTTGTCGATCCGGATGAAAAAGCTGTTGAAGGTGCTGCCGAGATAAAAACAGACCGTATTGAATTATATACCGAACCCTATGCAACATTCTACCCTATTGACCATGCAAAAGCAATTGAACCGTTTGTAGTGGCGGCAAAAATGGCGGCAAATTTAGGCATCGATGTAAATGCCGGTCACGATTTGAGTTTGGAAAACCTGAACTACATGTACCATAAAATTCCGAACTTAAAAGAAGTTTCGATCGGGCATGCGCTTATTGCAGATGCACTTTATTTAGGTTTGGAAACCACTATTCAGAAATACCTCGACTGCCTGAAATAG
- a CDS encoding alpha/beta fold hydrolase, whose amino-acid sequence MDLYYRKTGSGSPLVIIHGLYGSSDNWMTISKRLAEKHTVYMIDQRNHGRSGFAETHTYNDMRDDLAEFFEKHNIEKATILGHSMGGKTAMWFAADYPEKVEKLVIADIAPKDYLQLKQEGQFYLHQNILLAMQDIDFSMVKSRNDVDDFLAEKIDDERIRMFLLKNVEKNKKTKQFQWRVNHEVLYDYLEEIVGGVNIHWLDDRIPITAYPVIFIRGLLSKYIQDDDKELIKEIYPEARIVDIPKAGHWLHAEQPQKFAEAVFLCC is encoded by the coding sequence ATGGATTTATACTACAGAAAGACAGGCAGTGGATCGCCACTGGTAATTATACATGGACTATATGGATCGTCGGATAACTGGATGACCATCTCTAAACGCCTGGCTGAAAAGCATACCGTTTATATGATCGATCAGCGAAATCACGGGCGATCGGGATTTGCTGAAACGCATACTTACAACGACATGCGCGACGACCTGGCGGAGTTTTTTGAAAAGCACAATATTGAAAAAGCCACAATCCTTGGGCACAGCATGGGTGGGAAAACAGCCATGTGGTTTGCTGCCGATTATCCTGAAAAGGTTGAAAAACTTGTTATTGCCGACATTGCCCCAAAAGATTATCTACAACTAAAGCAAGAGGGACAATTTTACCTGCACCAAAATATTTTGCTGGCCATGCAGGACATTGATTTTTCGATGGTTAAATCGCGTAACGATGTGGACGATTTTCTGGCAGAAAAAATCGACGACGAACGCATCAGAATGTTTCTACTGAAAAACGTTGAGAAAAATAAGAAAACCAAACAGTTTCAGTGGCGCGTTAACCACGAAGTTCTTTACGATTACCTGGAAGAAATAGTTGGCGGCGTAAATATTCACTGGCTCGACGATCGTATTCCGATAACAGCATACCCGGTAATTTTTATTCGTGGCTTGCTTTCGAAATATATTCAGGACGATGATAAAGAACTCATAAAAGAAATTTATCCGGAAGCCCGAATTGTCGACATTCCCAAAGCCGGCCACTGGCTACACGCCGAACAACCACAAAAGTTTGCTGAAGCGGTATTTTTGTGTTGCTAG